A part of Syngnathus typhle isolate RoL2023-S1 ecotype Sweden unplaced genomic scaffold, RoL_Styp_1.0 HiC_scaffold_34, whole genome shotgun sequence genomic DNA contains:
- the LOC133147179 gene encoding uncharacterized protein LOC133147179 isoform X2, giving the protein MVQDLQAVNSAVIQRAPCVPDPHTLLNSLTPDAKIFSVIDISNAFFSVPVAEESQFWFAFTYAGSRYTFTRLPQGYCESPTIYSQVPGYWPPGSSEEAVFFAKRITLKNQGSSLLLTVTLPDDTVRPPHATLLNTSCWGFQLWAWSSGKDPQFPIVLCVNKTMRGADSPVLSDFSKTSGAVITSVALTDVDSHFVASTGMSGQTNNWLLMAEQAANVTNTSCVVCMGPRPLLRIIPASVAPECAIFVMSTPSIPSAHPCSSWDKVYPVSSLAKSKPLFSTDVAKGNFTCIKLPGTGASLGVLSAPLCTSLFYGAAFFSPIARSDIWFWCNTDTLYDSLPFNSSGTCALVTLLLPVLLMPASTHELDVFIDSFVPRPWSRAKRSAEWQGAADPTYIDAIGVPRGVPDEYKLVNQIAAGFESSICWWCTLNKNVDRINYIHYNVQRLGNWTEAGFRAVHSQLAATSLMAFQNRMALDMLLAKEGGVCAMFGEQCCTFIPNNTAAGGSLSLALEGLRTLNGKMKDHSGVNTEVWNSWLNVFGKYRTLVSSVLVSLAVFSAVLTLCGCCCIPCLRSLINKLITTAISPPADAFPLLPEDDFELPRPPSCHLRIDSIDEAPAVDLSDLFPESDVV; this is encoded by the exons atggtgcaagatttgcaagcagtgaacagcgccgtcattcagagggcaccttgtgtccctgacccacacaccttgttgaattcattgacgcctgatgcaaagatattctcagtaattgatattagcaacgctttcttctctgttcctgttgctgaagaaagccagttttggtttgcatttacttatgctggctcgaggtacacctttaccagactgccccaagggtactgcgaaagcccaactatctattcgcag GTACCAGGTTACTGGCCTCCTGGCTCCAGTGAagaagctgtgttttttgctaaacGTATCACTTTGAAGAACCAAGGCTCAAGCCTTCTTTTGACCGTTACACTCCCTGATGACACGGTTCGGCCCCCTCACGCTACCCTGCtcaatacttcctgttggggttttcagttgtgggcttggtcctctgggaagGATCCTCAGTTTCCTATTGTCCTTTGCGTTAACAAAACTATGCGGGGCGCTGACAGTCCCGTGTTGAGCGACTTTTCCAAAACATCTGGGGCAGTGATTACGAGCGTGGCCCTCACCGATGTAGacagtcactttgtggcctccacaggtatgagtggccagactaacaattggctcctcatggccgagcaagctgctaatgtgactaacaccagttgcgttgtgtgtatgggcCCACGGCCCCTCTTGAGAATCATTCCCGCGAGTGTGGCTCCTGAGTGTgcgatttttgtgatgtctaccccttccattccgtctgctcatccttgctccagttgggacaaggtctatcccgtttcctccttggcaaagtccaaaccccttttttccactgatgttgctaaaggtaatttcacgtgcatcaagttgcccggtaccggcgcaagcctaggcgttttgtcagctcctttgtgcacttccctgttctatggcgctgcctttttctcacccatcgctcgtagtgatatttggttttggtgcaacactgacacactttatgatagtctcccttttaatagctctggtacttgcgctttggtgacccttttgcttcccgttttATTAATGCCCGCATCTACTCATGAGCTAGacgtttttattgattcttttgtgccccgaccctggtcgagggctaagcggagtgccgagtggcaaggcgcggcggatccgacctatatagatgccattggagttcccagaggagtgccggatgagtataagctggtgaaccagatagcagctggtttcgaatcctccatttgttggtggtgcacccttaacaaaaatgttgacaggatcaattacatccactacaacgtgcagaggcttggaaattggaccgaggcgggcttcagagcggtccactcccagctggccgcgacttccctcatggctttccagaaccggatggcccttgacatgctactcgctaaggagggcggtgtctgcgccatgttcggtgagcaatgctgcacttttatcccaaataacactgcagccggcggaagcctgtccctggcccttgagggtttgaggaccttgaatgggaagatgaaggaccacagtggtgtgaacacggaggtttggaacagctggctgaatgtgttcggcaagtaccgcaccctggtttcctcggtccttgtctcccttgccgttttttctgctgttttgaccttgtgtggatgttgttgcattccgtgtctccggtccctaattaataaattgattacaactgctatctctccgccGGCTGacgcttttccgttgctccctgaggacgactttgagctcccacGGCCCCCGAGTTGTCATCTTCGCATTGACTCCATTGATGAggcccccgctgtggacctgtccgacctttttcctgagtccgacgttgtctga
- the LOC133147179 gene encoding uncharacterized protein LOC133147179 isoform X1, with the protein MPLEQCLAKVRDGCKPWEAFIWIFVIFGFTVVGTVCYMRIGPVFIKHTTPDSSPGVSTVPDLPVVSAVSDSPDVFTISDYEFYKLCSTDNDPRLRRGSSVDSRYCPWDDVASRRHRREVSSIRREVSSTFKHCTPALVHDGISCVPWRIANAYLHSLAFTVAPNTASTITVPLKSLKGTRQGWLTTGDKWPGYWWYLTVNPDISDWSAFITSQVPGYWPPGSSEEAVFFAKRITLKNQGSSLLLTVTLPDDTVRPPHATLLNTSCWGFQLWAWSSGKDPQFPIVLCVNKTMRGADSPVLSDFSKTSGAVITSVALTDVDSHFVASTGMSGQTNNWLLMAEQAANVTNTSCVVCMGPRPLLRIIPASVAPECAIFVMSTPSIPSAHPCSSWDKVYPVSSLAKSKPLFSTDVAKGNFTCIKLPGTGASLGVLSAPLCTSLFYGAAFFSPIARSDIWFWCNTDTLYDSLPFNSSGTCALVTLLLPVLLMPASTHELDVFIDSFVPRPWSRAKRSAEWQGAADPTYIDAIGVPRGVPDEYKLVNQIAAGFESSICWWCTLNKNVDRINYIHYNVQRLGNWTEAGFRAVHSQLAATSLMAFQNRMALDMLLAKEGGVCAMFGEQCCTFIPNNTAAGGSLSLALEGLRTLNGKMKDHSGVNTEVWNSWLNVFGKYRTLVSSVLVSLAVFSAVLTLCGCCCIPCLRSLINKLITTAISPPADAFPLLPEDDFELPRPPSCHLRIDSIDEAPAVDLSDLFPESDVV; encoded by the coding sequence atgccgttggaacaatgtcttgcgaaggtgcgggatggttgcaaaccttgggaagcattcatttggatttttgtcatttttggtttCACTGTAGTTGGGACAGTGTGCTATATGCGCATCGGCCCTGTTTTTATAAAACACACGACTCCAGACAGTTCACCTGGAGTTTCCACTGTTCCTGATTTACCTGTAGTTTCCGCTGTTTCTGATTCACCTGATGTTTTTACTATTTctgattatgagttttacaaacTTTGTTCGACGGATAACGATCCTAGGCTCAGACGCGGTAGTTCCGTTGATTCCCGATATTGTCCATGGGATGATGTTGCCTCGCGTAGACATAGGCGTGAGGTCTCGTCCATTAGGCGTGAAGTCTCGTCCACCTTTAAACACTGCACGCCTGCTCTCGTTCACGACGGTATTTCCTGCGTGCCATGGCGCATAGCCAACGCGTACCTACATTCATTGGCGTTCACCGTGGCCCCAAACACGGCTTCCACTATCACCGTGCccttgaagagtttgaaagGTACCCGACAAGGCTGGCTcactacgggtgacaaatggcctgggtattggtggtatttgactgTCAATCCAGACATTTCGGACTGGAGCGCCTTCATCACCTCGCAGGTACCAGGTTACTGGCCTCCTGGCTCCAGTGAagaagctgtgttttttgctaaacGTATCACTTTGAAGAACCAAGGCTCAAGCCTTCTTTTGACCGTTACACTCCCTGATGACACGGTTCGGCCCCCTCACGCTACCCTGCtcaatacttcctgttggggttttcagttgtgggcttggtcctctgggaagGATCCTCAGTTTCCTATTGTCCTTTGCGTTAACAAAACTATGCGGGGCGCTGACAGTCCCGTGTTGAGCGACTTTTCCAAAACATCTGGGGCAGTGATTACGAGCGTGGCCCTCACCGATGTAGacagtcactttgtggcctccacaggtatgagtggccagactaacaattggctcctcatggccgagcaagctgctaatgtgactaacaccagttgcgttgtgtgtatgggcCCACGGCCCCTCTTGAGAATCATTCCCGCGAGTGTGGCTCCTGAGTGTgcgatttttgtgatgtctaccccttccattccgtctgctcatccttgctccagttgggacaaggtctatcccgtttcctccttggcaaagtccaaaccccttttttccactgatgttgctaaaggtaatttcacgtgcatcaagttgcccggtaccggcgcaagcctaggcgttttgtcagctcctttgtgcacttccctgttctatggcgctgcctttttctcacccatcgctcgtagtgatatttggttttggtgcaacactgacacactttatgatagtctcccttttaatagctctggtacttgcgctttggtgacccttttgcttcccgttttATTAATGCCCGCATCTACTCATGAGCTAGacgtttttattgattcttttgtgccccgaccctggtcgagggctaagcggagtgccgagtggcaaggcgcggcggatccgacctatatagatgccattggagttcccagaggagtgccggatgagtataagctggtgaaccagatagcagctggtttcgaatcctccatttgttggtggtgcacccttaacaaaaatgttgacaggatcaattacatccactacaacgtgcagaggcttggaaattggaccgaggcgggcttcagagcggtccactcccagctggccgcgacttccctcatggctttccagaaccggatggcccttgacatgctactcgctaaggagggcggtgtctgcgccatgttcggtgagcaatgctgcacttttatcccaaataacactgcagccggcggaagcctgtccctggcccttgagggtttgaggaccttgaatgggaagatgaaggaccacagtggtgtgaacacggaggtttggaacagctggctgaatgtgttcggcaagtaccgcaccctggtttcctcggtccttgtctcccttgccgttttttctgctgttttgaccttgtgtggatgttgttgcattccgtgtctccggtccctaattaataaattgattacaactgctatctctccgccGGCTGacgcttttccgttgctccctgaggacgactttgagctcccacGGCCCCCGAGTTGTCATCTTCGCATTGACTCCATTGATGAggcccccgctgtggacctgtccgacctttttcctgagtccgacgttgtctga
- the LOC133147179 gene encoding uncharacterized protein LOC133147179 isoform X3: MPLEQCLAKVRDGCKPWEAFIWIFVIFGFTVVGTVCYMRIGPVFIKHTTPDSSPGVSTVPDLPVVSAVSDSPDVFTISDYEFYKLCSTDNDPRLRRGSSVDSRYCPWDDVASRRHRREVSSIRREVSSTFKHCTPALVHDGISCVPWRIANAYLHSLAFTVAPNTASTITVPLKSLKGTRQGWLTTGDKWPGYWWYLTVNPDISDWSAFITSQVPGYWPPGSSEEAVFFAKRITLKNQGSSLLLTVTLPDDTVRPPHATLLNTSCWGFQLWAWSSGKDPQFPIVLCVNKTMRGADSPVLSDFSKTSGAVITSVALTDVDSHFVASTGMSGQTNNWLLMAEQAANVTNTSCVVCMGPRPLLRIIPASVAPECAIFVMSTPSIPSAHPCSSWDKVYPVSSLAKSKPLFSTDVAKGNFTCIKLPGTGASLGVLSAPLCTSLFYGAAFFSPIARSDIWFWCNTDTLYDSLPFNSSGTCALVTLLLPVLLMPASTHELDVFIDSFVPRPWSRAKRSAEWQGAADPTYIDAIGVPRGVPDEYKLVNQIAAGFESSICWWCTLNKNVDRINYIHYNVQRLGNWTEAGFRAVHSQLAATSLMAFQNRMALDMLLAKEGGVCAMFGRL; this comes from the exons atgccgttggaacaatgtcttgcgaaggtgcgggatggttgcaaaccttgggaagcattcatttggatttttgtcatttttggtttCACTGTAGTTGGGACAGTGTGCTATATGCGCATCGGCCCTGTTTTTATAAAACACACGACTCCAGACAGTTCACCTGGAGTTTCCACTGTTCCTGATTTACCTGTAGTTTCCGCTGTTTCTGATTCACCTGATGTTTTTACTATTTctgattatgagttttacaaacTTTGTTCGACGGATAACGATCCTAGGCTCAGACGCGGTAGTTCCGTTGATTCCCGATATTGTCCATGGGATGATGTTGCCTCGCGTAGACATAGGCGTGAGGTCTCGTCCATTAGGCGTGAAGTCTCGTCCACCTTTAAACACTGCACGCCTGCTCTCGTTCACGACGGTATTTCCTGCGTGCCATGGCGCATAGCCAACGCGTACCTACATTCATTGGCGTTCACCGTGGCCCCAAACACGGCTTCCACTATCACCGTGCccttgaagagtttgaaagGTACCCGACAAGGCTGGCTcactacgggtgacaaatggcctgggtattggtggtatttgactgTCAATCCAGACATTTCGGACTGGAGCGCCTTCATCACCTCGCAGGTACCAGGTTACTGGCCTCCTGGCTCCAGTGAagaagctgtgttttttgctaaacGTATCACTTTGAAGAACCAAGGCTCAAGCCTTCTTTTGACCGTTACACTCCCTGATGACACGGTTCGGCCCCCTCACGCTACCCTGCtcaatacttcctgttggggttttcagttgtgggcttggtcctctgggaagGATCCTCAGTTTCCTATTGTCCTTTGCGTTAACAAAACTATGCGGGGCGCTGACAGTCCCGTGTTGAGCGACTTTTCCAAAACATCTGGGGCAGTGATTACGAGCGTGGCCCTCACCGATGTAGacagtcactttgtggcctccacaggtatgagtggccagactaacaattggctcctcatggccgagcaagctgctaatgtgactaacaccagttgcgttgtgtgtatgggcCCACGGCCCCTCTTGAGAATCATTCCCGCGAGTGTGGCTCCTGAGTGTgcgatttttgtgatgtctaccccttccattccgtctgctcatccttgctccagttgggacaaggtctatcccgtttcctccttggcaaagtccaaaccccttttttccactgatgttgctaaaggtaatttcacgtgcatcaagttgcccggtaccggcgcaagcctaggcgttttgtcagctcctttgtgcacttccctgttctatggcgctgcctttttctcacccatcgctcgtagtgatatttggttttggtgcaacactgacacactttatgatagtctcccttttaatagctctggtacttgcgctttggtgacccttttgcttcccgttttATTAATGCCCGCATCTACTCATGAGCTAGacgtttttattgattcttttgtgccccgaccctggtcgagggctaagcggagtgccgagtggcaaggcgcggcggatccgacctatatagatgccattggagttcccagaggagtgccggatgagtataagctggtgaaccagatagcagctggtttcgaatcctccatttgttggtggtgcacccttaacaaaaatgttgacaggatcaattacatccactacaacgtgcagaggcttggaaattggaccgaggcgggcttcagagcggtccactcccagctggccgcgacttccctcatggctttccagaaccggatggcccttgacatgctactcgctaaggagggcggtgtctgcgccatgttcg gacgactttga